The sequence below is a genomic window from Candidatus Neomarinimicrobiota bacterium.
CCATTGTCAAGGCAACCGGAAACGCGATACTCAAGGGGATCCGGATTCTTAGAGTCTTCCTGTCCAGAATTTCTGCCACCGTATCCTGAAGTTCAAACCACGTTCGTACCGGCGTTCCATCGTCCGCGTAATACAGTTCGCTTGTTCCCGACTCTTTTGTGGCCGAAAGCAGTAATAGTTCAACCAGGTCAGAAACATTGATGACCGTAACATACCGGTCCCTGGATCCCAGATTAATCTCTATCCCTTTTGCCACCAGACGGACAAAGTTGAGCACGCCCCTGTCCCTGGGCCCGTACACCAACGGGGGGCGGATGGCGACAACGTTGAGTTTGTCCTTTGCAGAAAGTACGGACTGTTCCCCGGCGTATTTCGATTTTCCGTAGGCGTTGATGGGGAGACTCGGATCCTCTTCCGTTAGAGGGTG
It includes:
- a CDS encoding sugar nucleotide-binding protein, with the protein product HPLTEEDPSLPINAYGKSKYAGEQSVLSAKDKLNVVAIRPPLVYGPRDRGVLNFVRLVAKGIEINLGSRDRYVTVINVSDLVELLLLSATKESGTSELYYADDGTPVRTWFELQDTVAEILDRKTLRIRIPLSIAFPVALTMEVSQRLTQRQFRINLEEYKKLSQRAWLCDGTKAQQELGFVPGKTLEHGFHEAIGWYRETGWIQ